The sequence below is a genomic window from Barrientosiimonas humi.
GTGCCCTCGACGCGCATGACAATGCAGATCGAACCCGTCCGAGTGCCCGCCGGCTCGACGTCGCGTGGATCCCGGGGCCTTGGGCCGAGGCGGCTTCGAGCGAAGACGAACATGCGGAGGGCCCTAGAGAGGAGCCCCTGGCGGACGGGCGAGATGGCTAGACGCCCGTCACACGAAGGAGACTGACGTCCGGGCGTGGAGAGGGAGGGGCCTTGCGCGATCCGCCACTGCACTGTCGTGCCAACAAGGGCGACTTGACGATGTCGCGGCTGGTCAACGCGTGTCGCTGACAAGCCGCCACCACAGAGCGAAGCTCCCCGGGCGGATCATCCGACCGAGAGATTTGTCATGGTTGTGCCGAGTGCGATGCAGGCACAGGCGGTTGCCACGGAGGGGCTGGTCGCACTCGTCGCGCGACTTGGTAGGTCACGCGTAGGTCGGCGCCGCCGGTGAGCGGCGGGAAGCCGATGCCGGGTCCGTCTGTGACGACGTGACCGTCTCGCGCCGCCGTACGGTCGACCCATGATCGACTTCCAGAACGCATCCATCGTCAAGCTCGACAGAGTCGATCCGGGCCGCGTGCTGGCGGATGTTGATCCGCTGCTCACTGAGTCGGAGACCGTCCTGCACGCCTACAAGGGCGCCCGCGACTACGTGGTGATGACCGAGCGGCGGCTGATCACGGTGAACGTCCAAGGCATCACCGGCTCCAAGCGGGACTACACCTCCTTGCCGTGGTCGAAGGTGCAGGCGTGGTCGGTCGAGACCGCGGGCGCCTTCGATCGCGATGCGGAACTGGATCTCTGGTTCAGCGGACTCGGCGAGATCCGGCTGGAGTTCAGGGGAACGGTTGACATCCGCCAGATCGGCCGGCTGATCGCGGCGCACGCGTTGGCAGGTTGATACGTGGGCGTGTTCGGCGGCGAGCAGCGCAACCGGCTGGGGCTGCATAGCCTCAAGACGTGAATCTGCGAGAGAGTGCCCGCGCCCTCATCGTGGACGAGGCGAACTCGGTCTTGCTCGTGCACTTCGACTGGGCCGGGCTCGACCTGCCCGACGGCTTCTGGGCGAACCCAGGAGGTGGTCTCGAACCCGGCGAGAGCCAGCGCGACGCGCTCGCGCGTGAGCTCGACGAGGAGGTCGGTCTCGCGATTCATGACATCGGGCCTGAGGTCTGGACCAAGACCGCGATCTTCCCGATGGGTGAGTGGGACGGCCAGGTCGACCACATTCATCTCGTACGCGTGCCGCACTTCACGCCGGCCCCTCGCCTGAGCCCCGAGCAGCTTCGTGCGGAGAACGTGCACGAGATCCGGTGGTAGTCGTTGGCGGAGCTCCAGAGCACGACGGCCGCGTTCGCCCCTCGAGCGATGCCCGCGCTCCTGACGGAGCTTCTCGGCGGTCCCGAACCTGCCGAACCGCTTGTGCTGCAAGGGTTCTGACGCCTTCGACCTACTTGATCCCCGTGCTCGCCACGCCCTGCACGATCTGGCGCTGGAACAGCAGGAACACCACGAACAGCGGCAGTGCGCCGAGCACGGCAGTGGCCATGACCTGGGCGTACATGATCCCGAACCCGCTGGCGACCGTGGCCATCCCGACGGGGATGGTCATCTGGTCGACGTTGCTGAGCACCAGCAGCGGCCACAGGAAGTTGTTCCAGCTCGTGACGAAGGTGAAGATCGCGACGGCGGCGACCGCGGGGCGGGTGAGCGGCAGGCAGATCCGCCAGTAGATCCCGAACCAGCTGGTGCCGTCGACGCGTGCGGCGTCGATCAGCTCGCGGGGCAGGCCCGAGAAGAACGACTCGAAGATGAAGACCGCGATGGGGGCGGCGACCGCGGGCAGCACCATCGCCCAGTACGTGTTCAGCAGCCCCATCCCCTGCACGATCTGATAGAGCGGCAACACAAGAATCTGGCCGGGGATCAGCAACCCGGCGAGCACCAGCGCGAACACCCCGCCGCGCCCTCGGAACCGGGTCTGGGCCAGCGCGAACCCGATGAGCGAGGTCACGAACACCGTGAGCACGACGGTGAGCGCGGCGATGATGAAGCTGTTGAGATACCACGTCAGCATCGGGGTGCTGTCGAGCACCTTGCGGTAGGCCTCGAGCGAGAAGTTCTCGCTCCACCACGAGGTGGGGTCGGCCGCGATCTCCGACTCCGGCCGCAGCGAGGTCACCCCGGCGAACAGCAGCGGCACCACCCACACTGCGGCGAACAGCACGAGCACGATCGCCGAGAAGATCTTGAAGACCCGCGAACGGCCGTTGTAGTCGAGGGGATTCGTGGTCACGCGTCCGCTCCCTTCCGAGTGCGCACCCGCGCGAGATACCAGAGCACCGAGATGATCAGGACGACCGCGAAATAGATCATCGTCGCCGCGGCGGAGTAGCCGGCCCGGTAGTCGGAGAAGCCGGTGTCGTAGATGTACTGCATCACCGGCCGGGTCTCGGTGCCCGGGCCTCCGGCGGTCAGCAGATACATCTGGTTGAAGATCTGCATGCTCGCGAGGATCTGCAGCATCGTCACCAGCACCACGGTCGGCCGCAGCAGCGGGAGGGTGAGCGACCACAGCGTGCGCACCGGGCTCGCCCCGTCGAGCGCGGCCGCCTCGTAGACCTGCTCCGGGATGTCCTGCAGTCCGGCCAGGAACAGCACGAAGTTGAACCCGATGGTCCACCAGACCGTCAGCGCAGCGACGGAGATGAAGCCCCACCGCGCCTCACCCAGCAGGTCCGGGACCGGCAGACCGAGCGCCTCCAGGGCGTTCGGCAGCAGCCCGATCTCGGCGGCGTAGAGCCACCCGAAGATCATCGTGACCGAGGTGACGGGAAGGACGAACGGCGCGAAGAAGATGAAGCGGACCAACGCTTTTCCGCGAGCGACGCGCTCGGCCAGCACCGCCAGCACGAACGCCAGGATCACCAGCGGCGGGACGGTCAGCACCGTGAACCACACCGTGTGACCCATGGATGCCCAGAACTCCGAGTCGGTGAAGATCTGGCGGTAGTTGTCGAGCCCGACCGCCTCACCCAGCCCCGGACGTA
It includes:
- a CDS encoding carbohydrate ABC transporter permease, whose protein sequence is MTTNPLDYNGRSRVFKIFSAIVLVLFAAVWVVPLLFAGVTSLRPESEIAADPTSWWSENFSLEAYRKVLDSTPMLTWYLNSFIIAALTVVLTVFVTSLIGFALAQTRFRGRGGVFALVLAGLLIPGQILVLPLYQIVQGMGLLNTYWAMVLPAVAAPIAVFIFESFFSGLPRELIDAARVDGTSWFGIYWRICLPLTRPAVAAVAIFTFVTSWNNFLWPLLVLSNVDQMTIPVGMATVASGFGIMYAQVMATAVLGALPLFVVFLLFQRQIVQGVASTGIK
- a CDS encoding PH domain-containing protein codes for the protein MIDFQNASIVKLDRVDPGRVLADVDPLLTESETVLHAYKGARDYVVMTERRLITVNVQGITGSKRDYTSLPWSKVQAWSVETAGAFDRDAELDLWFSGLGEIRLEFRGTVDIRQIGRLIAAHALAG
- a CDS encoding NUDIX domain-containing protein; the protein is MNLRESARALIVDEANSVLLVHFDWAGLDLPDGFWANPGGGLEPGESQRDALARELDEEVGLAIHDIGPEVWTKTAIFPMGEWDGQVDHIHLVRVPHFTPAPRLSPEQLRAENVHEIRW
- a CDS encoding carbohydrate ABC transporter permease encodes the protein MATTTIIDDAAPARTVATLPTGGRSDENRAGWLMAAPFLAFYLLFLIGPAVFGLVMSFFNTTSVRPGLGEAVGLDNYRQIFTDSEFWASMGHTVWFTVLTVPPLVILAFVLAVLAERVARGKALVRFIFFAPFVLPVTSVTMIFGWLYAAEIGLLPNALEALGLPVPDLLGEARWGFISVAALTVWWTIGFNFVLFLAGLQDIPEQVYEAAALDGASPVRTLWSLTLPLLRPTVVLVTMLQILASMQIFNQMYLLTAGGPGTETRPVMQYIYDTGFSDYRAGYSAAATMIYFAVVLIISVLWYLARVRTRKGADA